Proteins encoded within one genomic window of Ranitomeya variabilis isolate aRanVar5 chromosome 4, aRanVar5.hap1, whole genome shotgun sequence:
- the TRIM16 gene encoding tripartite motif-containing protein 16 has translation MAETKINSKPVSKCQSCVEISSMANHEEGKVAKSRSVDEMRTLNGSAGGESKILNDPSMEKIEALTGDEVWCDFCMETKVKALKTCLTCMVNYCAAHLRPHIDNPKLLSHQLVPPVNDAALRSCSVHNKPLEWFCKEHLMCICEECATGDHKDHDPIPCAKARKQVELEVQEIVTEYDWKLKCAEHSIVKLEANTTSIQNSVAEAKRATDLQFEELHDAVKKAHSKVLEFLEQRERAAINQADGIKTHLEQKCNELRKIKAKVERIANHSSNFCFLQEYCEFKKATGDDTLPSVYIGLIDKLSGIRKVVNDSTKKVINDLQTSYTDNLQEFAKEEDVRIKTMVSAIVSKNHKITAPDPSTRDDFLKYKSNVTLDPVTAHCFLRLLQNNRKVNNASPWQQSYPEHPERFEYWRQVLSDESFYVGRHYFEVEFKGEVLYIGVTYKCINRKGTESNSTIIGNDFSWSIKWNGKDFSAWHSDVETPLKTGKFSRIGVYINYQRGTVAFYGLKDTMTLLHRFEGSFSEPLYAAFWLPKKESSVTIISPDDMVQPVPSMNAKVVTGASKETIMLTTTKTEVLVNTTIQTIKVETSNGQEVTDLVKSTPSTIIVSNGELEWRDNQPSTKVTTI, from the exons ATGGCTGAAACAAAGATAAACTCCAAGCCAGTCTCCAAATGCCAAAGCTGCGTGGAAATCTCATCCATGGCCAACCACGAGGAGGGCAAGGTGGCCAAAAGCCGCTCCGTAGACGAGATGAGAACGCTAAATGGCTCCGCAGGTGGAGAATCCAAAATATTAAATGATCCATCCATGGAGAAAATTGAGGCGCTGACTGGTGATGAGGTTTGGTGTGACTTCTGCATGGAGACCAAAGTGAAGGCTTTGAAGACTTGTCTTACATGTATGGTCAATTACTGCGCTGCCCACCTCAGACCCCACATAGATAACCCCAAGCTGCTCTCCCATCAGCTGGTGCCACCTGTGAATGATGCCGCCTTGAGATCCTGTAGTGTCCATAATAAACCCCTGGAGTGGTTCTGTAAGGAGCACCTGATGTGTATTTGTGAAGAGTGTGCCACGGGAGACCACAAAGACCATGACCCGATTCCTTGTGCAAAAGCAAGAAAGCAGGTGGAG TTGGAAGTTCAGGAGATAGTCACGGAATACGACTGGAAGCTGAAATGTGCAGAACATTCGATCGTCAAATTGGAGGCAAACACAACATCTATACAG AACTCCGTAGCAGAAGCAAAACGAGCAACAGATCTGCAATTCGAAGAACTTCATGATGCAGTGAAGAAGGCTCATTCCAAAGTCCTAGAATTTCTGGAGCAAAGAGAGCGAGCGGCCATCAACCAGGCTGACGGTATTAAGACCCACCTGGAGCAGAAATGCAATGAACTTCGGAAAATTAAAGCCAAGGTGGAGAGGATTGCAAATCACTCAAGCAACTTCTGTTTCCTTCAG GAATATTGTGAGTTTAAGAAGGCGACTGGAGATGACACCCTCCCCAGCGTTTACATCGGCCTCATAGACAAGCTGTCGGGGATCAGGAAGGTGGTGAATGATTCCACAAAAAAAGTTATTAATGACCTGCAGACATCATACACAGATAACCTTCAGGAGTTTGCTAAGGAAG AAGACGTCAGGATAAAGACCATGGTATCTGCAATTGTTTCCAAAAACCACAAGATAACGGCTCCCGACCCCTCAACGAGAGATGACTTTCTAAAGT ATAAGTCAAATGTCACCCTGGACCCGGTGACTGCTCACTGCTTCCTGAGGCTACTACAAAACAACCGAAAAGTGAACAATGCCTCCCCGTGGCAGCAGTCCTACCCGGAGCACCCAGAAAGATTTGAGTACTGGCGTCAGGTTCTGAGCGATGAAAGCTTTTACGTGGGTCGCCATTACTTTGAGGTTGAGTTCAAAGGTGAGGTCCTCTACATTGGTGTGACCTACAAGTGCATTAACCGGAAAGGGACAGAAAGTAACAGCACAATCATCGGAAATGATTTCTCGTGGTCCATTAAGTGGAACGGTAAAGATTTTTCAGCTTGGCACAGCGACGTGGAGACCCCACTAAAGACAGGAAAGTTTTCCAGAATTGGAGTTTATATCAATTACCAGAGAGGCACTGTGGCATTTTACGGGCTCAAGGACACCATGACTCTCCTGCACAGGTTTGAGGGCTCTTTTTCTGAACCCCTTTATGCTGCGTTTTGGCTTCCAAAAAAGGAAAGTTCGGTGACCATAATTAGTCCAGATGACATGGTCCAACCGGTACCAAGCATGAATGCCAAGGTAGTGACCGGCGCTTCTAAGGAGACCATCATGTTAACTACCACAAAGACAGAAGTCTTGGTCAATACCACAATTCAGACCATCAAAGTGGAGACCAGTAACGGTCAAGAGGTCACGGATTTGGTCAAGTCAACACCGTCTACTATCATAGTATCCAATGGAGAACTGGAATGGAGGGACAACCAGCCCAGCACTAAGGTCACCACCATCTGA